A stretch of the Gracilinanus agilis isolate LMUSP501 chromosome 4, AgileGrace, whole genome shotgun sequence genome encodes the following:
- the LOC123247254 gene encoding adhesion G protein-coupled receptor F4-like gives MKMVSSVTTFCCLLLFLTTECYHQRPKLHPKVDATIQGLKEKLKTRDFKGQCQGICMNGSHCHQSCEKPFHGEIGFTCNNRKWQKAIETCTSLTFQTLFQMTETSEISSSQPSLSGGSRYSLYPPWGLIYEEPIESAAQGIRAKCPDDYACIINGVKSSEATSGNIAFIVELLKNISMQLSENVNWRKMQSFTTVANHVLNRSVVSNWAFIPQRNASSVLLQSVNSFAKNLNINDEPENTVDEPFIQTKGVRISHKTQGKSFNFSMRVTENDDVQGMVFIPWKELQKLSDPSPAISIAFPTLGAILEEAHLQNESFRRQVNGLVLSVILPEKLKQVLFTFEKINKSPSAKAQCVAWHSWKRKWVEEACETTVDAKDKATCRCNYTSFLMSFSILMSPKTLVNKTLDYITCIGLSISILSLILCLMIEITVWSQVTVTEISYMRHVCIVNIATSLLIANVWFIVASFFDGTAWSYSWCVAVTFFNHYFYLSLFFWMLIKALLILYGILIVFRRMMKSAMMATAFSVGYGCPLIIAAITVAVTEPKKTYVRTQACWLNWDNSRALLAFVIPALSIVAVNLIVVFVVAINTRRPSIGSPKSQDMVTIMRISKNVAILTPLLGLTWGFGIATLIGSSSLVFHIIFSLLNAFQGFFILLFGTILDQKTREALKVRMSSLKGKSRTDENSKYNPNHGSKLVARSG, from the exons GACAATGTCAGGGCATCTGTATGAATGGCTCCCACTGTCACCAGTCCTGTGAAAAGCCCTTCCACGGAGAAATAGGATTCACGTGTAATAACAGAAAGTGGCAAAAAGCCATTGAAACATGCACGAGTCTCACCTTCCAGACACTTTTTCAGATGACG GAGACCTCTGAAATTTCATCATCTCAGCCAAGTTTAAGTGGCGGCTCACGATATTCTTTATATCCCCCCTGGGGGCTCATTTATGAAGAACCCATTGAATCAGCAGCTCAAGGCATCCGGGCAAAGTGTCCAGATGATTATGCCTGCATTATCAATGGTGTTAAGTCTTCAGAAGCTACATCTGGAAATATTGCCTTCATAGTTGAGTTGCTGAAAAACATATCCATGCAACTGTCTGAAAATGTCAACTGGAGGAAGATGCAG AGTTTCACTACAGTGGCTAACCATGTCCTCAACAGATCAGTCGTTTCAAATTGGGCCTTCATTCCCCAGAGAAATGCTAGTTCAGTTTTGCTACAGTCAGTGAATTCATTTGCCAAAAATCTCAATATCAACGATGAGCCTGAGAATACTGTGGATGAGCCCTTTATTCAGACCAAAGGTGTTAGAATCAGCCACAAAACCCAAGGGAAGAGTTTCAATTTCTCTATGAGAGTGACTGAGAATGATGATGTACAGGGGATGGTGTTCATCCCCTGGAAAGAGCTACAGAAGCTCTCAGATCCCTCCCCGGCCATTAGTATCGCTTTCCCAACCCTTGGGGCCATTTTAGAAGaagctcatttgcaaaatgagagctTCCGCAGACAGGTGAACGGACTAGTTCTCTCAGTGATCCTGCCAGAAAAACTGAAGCAAGTCTTGTTCACTTTTGAGAAAATCAATAAATCCCCCAGTGCCAAAGCTCAGTGTGTAGCCTGGCACTCCTGGAAGAGGAAGTGGGTTGAGGAAGCCTGTGAAACGACAGTGGACGCAAAGGATAAAGCCACTTGCCGCTGCAACTACACCAGTTTCCTGATGTCCTTCTCCATTCTGATGTCCCCTAAGACCTTAGTCAATAAAACCCTGGATTACATTACCTGCATTGGCCTCAGCATCTCCATCTTAAGCCTTATTCTGTGCCTGATGATTGAAATCACAGTGTGGTCTCAGGTGACGGTGACAGAGATCTCCTACATGCGCCATGTTTGTATCGTGAACATAGCCACCTCGCTCCTGATCGCCAACGTGTGGTTCATCGTCGCGTCTTTCTTTGATGGCACAGCTTGGAGTTATAGCTGGTGTGTAGCCGTGACGTTCTTTAATCACTACTTCTACCTGTCCCTCTTCTTCTGGATGCTCATCAAAGCCCTCCTCATCCTCTACGGAATACTCATCGTGTTCCGCCGCATGATGAAGTCTGCTATGATGGCCACAGCCTTTTCAGTTGGCTACGGGTGCCCTCTGATCATTGCCGCCATTACAGTTGCTGTCACAGAACCCAAAAAAACTTATGTGCGGACCCAGGCCTGCTGGCTCAACTGGGACAACTCTAGAGCTCTTCTTGCCTTTGTCATCCCAGCCCTCTCCATTGTGGCAGTGAATCTGATTGTGGTTTTTGTTGTGGCTATCAACACTCGAAGGCCTTCTATTGGAAGTCCCAAGTCTCAAGATATGGTGACTATTATGAGGATCAGTAAGAATGTGGCGATTCTCACCCCATTGCTGGGACTGACCTGGGGTTTTGGGATAGCCACCCTAATAGGAAGCAGCTCCTTGGTGTTCCACATTATCTTCTCCTTACTCAATGCTTTTCAG GGGTTCTTCATTTTGCTGTTTGGAACCATTCTGGATCAAAAG aCAAGAGAAGCCTTGAAAGTAAGGATGTCATCTCTGAAGGGGAAGTCAAGGACAGATGAG aattcaaaatataATCCTAACCATGGATCTAAATTAGTGGCTCGTTCAGGATGA